A stretch of Aristophania vespae DNA encodes these proteins:
- the smpB gene encoding SsrA-binding protein SmpB — MSAKKTKGGMVSRGIVAQNRKGRFNYTIKETLEAGIVLKGPEVKSLRLGRATLSEAYASERNGELWLLNSYIPEYQGGVLSRFDTRAPRKLLVHRKQANQLIGSITRDGASLIPLDIHFNDRGIAKVTLGLGQGRKKEDKRHAIADRDWQRDKARLMRSKGRDYG, encoded by the coding sequence ATGTCGGCTAAAAAAACAAAAGGAGGGATGGTATCTCGCGGTATTGTTGCACAAAACCGCAAGGGCCGTTTCAACTATACTATTAAAGAAACTCTTGAGGCTGGAATTGTCCTCAAAGGCCCTGAGGTTAAAAGCTTACGGCTCGGACGTGCAACATTGTCAGAAGCATATGCATCGGAGCGCAATGGTGAATTATGGCTTTTAAATTCCTATATTCCTGAATATCAAGGTGGCGTTTTATCGCGCTTTGATACGCGCGCTCCCAGAAAATTGCTTGTTCATAGAAAACAAGCCAATCAGTTAATTGGTTCTATTACGCGTGATGGAGCTTCTCTCATACCGCTAGATATTCATTTTAATGATCGCGGTATCGCTAAAGTAACCCTTGGTTTAGGGCAGGGGCGAAAGAAGGAAGATAAGCGTCACGCTATTGCAGATAGAGATTGGCAGCGTGACAAAGCCCGCCTGATGCGCAGCAAAGGTCGGGATTACGGCTAA
- a CDS encoding prephenate dehydratase, which produces MSVIAFQGRPGAYSDLACRAARPGWRSLACRTFLETIEAVKLDQAQEGLLPCENSLAGRVPEIHTLLPESGLKIVGEHFQRVEHALLGVKGAKLSDIKRLHTHPVALGQIRNFVKDHNLEAVAEFDTAGSAELVAEWNNKEDAAVASTLAAELYDLTILQENIEDAAHNTTRFYRVSKNAQNFDYDPGFPLMTTLLIQVKNIAGALFNVLSCFNEQKINMTRLESYMLDGTFTATQFLIDVEGAPINDNLRKALSDLKNVSQELRVLGVYPRSPLRDKL; this is translated from the coding sequence ATGTCAGTCATAGCGTTTCAAGGGCGTCCTGGAGCTTATTCAGATCTGGCCTGTCGTGCAGCGCGGCCTGGATGGCGTAGCCTGGCCTGTCGTACTTTTCTGGAAACGATTGAAGCTGTAAAGCTGGATCAGGCTCAGGAAGGGCTTTTACCTTGTGAAAATTCACTTGCCGGTAGAGTGCCTGAAATACACACATTATTACCAGAATCAGGCCTCAAAATTGTTGGTGAGCATTTTCAGCGCGTAGAGCACGCTCTGTTAGGGGTAAAAGGGGCTAAATTATCAGATATAAAGCGCCTTCACACGCATCCCGTTGCTCTTGGACAAATTAGAAATTTTGTTAAAGACCATAATTTAGAGGCTGTTGCTGAATTTGATACAGCAGGATCTGCTGAGCTAGTAGCCGAGTGGAATAATAAAGAAGATGCCGCAGTCGCTTCTACATTAGCAGCAGAACTTTATGACCTGACCATTTTACAAGAAAATATTGAAGACGCTGCTCATAATACAACCAGATTTTATCGCGTTTCAAAAAACGCACAAAATTTTGATTATGATCCTGGCTTTCCATTGATGACGACGCTTCTTATTCAGGTAAAAAATATAGCTGGGGCACTTTTTAATGTGCTGTCATGTTTCAATGAGCAAAAAATAAATATGACTCGCCTTGAAAGTTATATGTTGGATGGAACATTTACAGCCACGCAATTTTTAATAGATGTGGAGGGCGCTCCAATAAATGACAATCTTAGAAAAGCATTGTCAGATTTGAAAAATGTTAGTCAGGAGTTACGTGTTTTGGGCGTTTACCCTCGTAGCCCTTTACGCGATAAGCTCTAA
- the dapA gene encoding 4-hydroxy-tetrahydrodipicolinate synthase: MGQTINNIYRGSFTALATPMNKDKTLDIGAYTAMIERQIEAGTQGLIPAGTTGESPTLSHKEHGHIIEHCVKTANGRVKVMAGAGSNSTNEAVSMAKHAESVGADSLLVVVPYYNKPTQEGLYRHFMEIADSVSIPIWLYCVPGRSVADLTPQTVARLASHPNIVGTKDATANLSRPIEVRRLAGEDFNQLSGEDNTIVSFLAAGGHGCISVTSNVAPHLCADMHLAWQEGRVQEAIDIQDRLTPLHNALFAETNPGPVKYALSRIGLCNSVLRLPLYEPSEATKAQIDEALRTLDLLD; encoded by the coding sequence ATGGGACAAACAATCAACAATATTTACCGCGGCTCCTTTACCGCTCTGGCAACCCCAATGAATAAAGATAAAACTCTTGATATTGGGGCTTATACTGCAATGATTGAGCGCCAGATCGAAGCAGGTACTCAGGGTTTAATACCAGCCGGGACAACAGGAGAAAGTCCCACTCTTTCTCATAAAGAACATGGCCATATTATTGAGCATTGCGTTAAAACGGCAAATGGCCGTGTCAAAGTGATGGCTGGAGCAGGGTCTAACAGCACAAACGAAGCTGTTAGTATGGCCAAACATGCAGAATCTGTTGGAGCTGATTCCTTGTTGGTTGTCGTGCCTTATTATAACAAGCCAACGCAAGAGGGCTTATATCGCCATTTTATGGAAATTGCAGATTCAGTCTCAATTCCTATTTGGTTATATTGCGTCCCTGGCCGTTCTGTTGCGGATTTGACACCTCAAACAGTTGCACGCTTGGCTAGCCATCCCAATATAGTTGGCACAAAAGACGCAACAGCAAATTTAAGCCGCCCCATTGAAGTGCGTCGTTTAGCTGGAGAGGATTTTAATCAACTTTCTGGTGAGGATAATACGATAGTTTCCTTTCTGGCTGCAGGTGGTCATGGCTGCATTAGTGTGACCTCTAACGTTGCACCACATTTATGTGCTGATATGCATCTTGCTTGGCAGGAAGGGCGCGTTCAGGAGGCCATTGACATTCAGGATCGTCTGACGCCTCTTCATAATGCTTTATTTGCTGAAACCAATCCTGGACCGGTGAAATATGCTCTTTCGCGTATAGGGTTATGTAACTCTGTTTTGAGATTACCCTTGTATGAGCCTTCTGAGGCAACCAAAGCACAGATTGACGAGGCTTTAAGAACCTTGGACCTTCTTGATTAA
- a CDS encoding inositol monophosphatase family protein: protein MIVDNFSQFLPIARDCADAARACIKPYFRANITIDTKQDNSPVTMADRKAEQAMREIIMRKYPSHSILGEEEGQEGHLSGEWLWILDPIDGTRSFVTGRPSFCTLISLFHKGKPVLGLVDQPITEERWIGIEGEKTQFMSPNITGSAGTRQCNTISRAELSCTSPEIISQENKSRFEKLQNSVKRTSWGGDAYAYGLLSLGHIDLIAEDTLKPWDWAALVPVIKGAGGTITDWNGHALTLESKGNVLACGSPNLLGEAVKALS, encoded by the coding sequence ATGATAGTCGATAATTTTTCACAATTTTTACCGATTGCTCGGGACTGCGCTGACGCTGCACGAGCATGCATCAAGCCTTATTTTAGAGCAAATATCACAATAGATACTAAACAGGATAATAGTCCTGTAACAATGGCTGATCGCAAAGCAGAACAGGCTATGCGTGAAATTATAATGCGCAAATACCCTTCTCACAGCATTTTAGGTGAAGAAGAAGGACAAGAGGGGCATTTATCAGGTGAATGGCTCTGGATTTTGGATCCCATTGATGGAACACGATCTTTCGTTACGGGACGTCCGAGCTTTTGCACATTAATTTCTCTTTTCCATAAAGGAAAACCCGTATTAGGGCTGGTTGACCAACCTATTACTGAAGAAAGATGGATCGGCATAGAAGGAGAAAAAACACAATTTATGTCTCCTAATATCACTGGTTCAGCCGGCACGAGGCAATGCAACACTATTAGCAGGGCCGAACTTTCCTGCACCTCTCCCGAAATTATTAGTCAGGAAAATAAAAGTCGTTTCGAAAAGCTACAAAATAGTGTGAAACGTACATCATGGGGTGGAGATGCCTATGCTTACGGGCTGTTAAGCCTGGGTCATATCGACCTTATCGCCGAAGACACTCTCAAACCATGGGACTGGGCGGCTTTAGTTCCAGTCATTAAAGGAGCTGGGGGCACTATCACTGACTGGAATGGCCACGCCCTAACATTAGAGAGCAAGGGCAATGTTTTGGCCTGTGGGTCACCTAATTTATTAGGAGAAGCTGTAAAAGCTCTTTCCTGA
- a CDS encoding cold-shock protein, producing the protein MRNNRTDRSSYTPRRGGFDRDFTSQPSYFDDRGGYGAPRGGNGGPRRFSGGGGGRGASAPVTPTGPEVGATVKWFNTERGFGFVGLSDGSGDVFLHANTLTDSGHTAPAPGTTLVVRIGQGPKGRQVAEVLSVDTSTAELAPAPRSNPPRQDRSFPAPDLTNAAEMCGSVKWYNATKGFGFITPEDGSKDVFVHASALGRSGLSTLMEGQQTNMKVVQGNKGPEAVELTLA; encoded by the coding sequence TTGAGAAATAATAGAACCGACCGCAGCTCTTATACCCCGCGCCGCGGCGGATTTGACCGCGATTTTACAAGCCAACCTTCTTACTTTGACGATCGTGGAGGCTACGGCGCTCCTAGAGGCGGCAATGGTGGTCCTCGCCGCTTTAGCGGCGGCGGTGGTGGCCGTGGTGCAAGTGCACCAGTTACACCAACCGGCCCAGAGGTCGGTGCTACAGTTAAGTGGTTTAACACCGAAAGAGGGTTTGGCTTTGTTGGGCTGAGCGATGGTAGTGGTGATGTATTTTTACATGCCAATACCTTAACAGATAGCGGGCATACAGCTCCTGCTCCTGGCACAACTTTGGTTGTTCGTATCGGACAAGGGCCTAAAGGGCGCCAAGTCGCAGAAGTTCTTTCTGTTGATACAAGCACTGCAGAATTGGCACCAGCTCCACGCAGCAATCCGCCTCGCCAGGACCGCTCTTTCCCAGCACCAGATTTGACAAATGCTGCCGAAATGTGTGGTTCTGTTAAGTGGTATAATGCCACAAAGGGCTTTGGCTTCATCACACCAGAAGATGGCAGCAAAGATGTTTTCGTCCACGCTTCCGCTTTAGGTCGCTCTGGCTTAAGCACTCTCATGGAAGGTCAACAGACCAATATGAAAGTTGTTCAGGGTAATAAAGGCCCTGAGGCTGTAGAACTCACACTTGCTTAA
- a CDS encoding pyridoxal phosphate-dependent aminotransferase: MKILKKSNKLNHVLYDIRGPIMNRAKQMEEEGQRIIKLNIGNLAVFGFEAPEEIQLDIIRNLPNSAGYSDSKGIFAARKAIMHYSQEQNVQGVTLDDIYLGNGASDLINIATNALLNDGDELLLPAPDYPLWTAVTSLSGGTPVHYLCDEEKGWIPDLDDIRSKITPRTKGIVVINPNNPTGVLYPDDVLKDIISIAREHGLVILSDEVYDKVLYDDVKHTALASLSTDVLTLTFNSLSKSYRACGYRAGWMVISGDKSGAQDFIEGLNMLANMKLCANVPGQWAVQTALGGYQSINDLVGQGGRLRRQRDLAYELITAIPGVSCVKPQAALYMFPRLDPDIYPIKDDRQFFLELLEATRVMLVQGTGFNWPQPDHFRIVFLPHEADLREAIRRIAEFLEEYRNKHAKKK; this comes from the coding sequence ATGAAAATTTTGAAAAAATCGAACAAGCTTAATCATGTGCTTTACGATATTCGTGGCCCTATCATGAATCGCGCAAAGCAAATGGAAGAAGAAGGCCAGCGGATTATTAAGCTTAATATTGGCAATCTGGCTGTGTTCGGTTTTGAAGCCCCTGAAGAAATTCAATTAGATATTATTAGGAATTTGCCTAATTCAGCCGGCTACTCAGATAGTAAAGGTATTTTTGCAGCGCGCAAAGCCATTATGCATTACTCTCAGGAGCAAAATGTCCAGGGCGTGACATTAGATGATATTTATTTGGGAAATGGTGCTTCCGACTTAATAAATATAGCTACTAATGCCCTGCTAAATGACGGTGACGAATTACTTTTACCAGCCCCCGATTACCCTCTATGGACCGCAGTCACAAGCCTGTCAGGTGGCACTCCTGTGCATTATCTGTGTGATGAAGAAAAAGGGTGGATTCCTGATCTAGACGATATACGGTCTAAAATTACACCCCGCACCAAAGGTATTGTTGTTATAAATCCCAATAATCCTACTGGTGTGCTATATCCTGACGATGTTCTTAAAGACATTATTTCTATTGCTCGTGAACATGGCTTAGTCATTCTCTCTGATGAGGTCTATGACAAAGTGCTTTATGACGATGTTAAGCATACGGCGCTGGCAAGTTTATCTACAGATGTGCTGACACTGACATTTAATTCTTTGTCAAAGAGTTATCGTGCCTGTGGTTATCGTGCTGGATGGATGGTGATTTCTGGTGATAAAAGCGGGGCTCAGGATTTTATTGAAGGCCTGAATATGTTGGCCAATATGAAATTATGCGCCAATGTACCCGGCCAATGGGCTGTTCAGACAGCATTAGGTGGGTATCAAAGTATAAATGATCTGGTCGGGCAAGGGGGACGATTGCGCCGCCAGCGGGATTTGGCTTATGAGCTCATTACAGCCATTCCTGGTGTAAGTTGCGTAAAGCCGCAGGCAGCACTTTATATGTTTCCAAGGCTCGATCCTGATATTTATCCTATTAAGGATGATCGTCAATTTTTCTTGGAGTTGCTCGAAGCCACTCGTGTTATGTTGGTGCAGGGCACAGGGTTTAACTGGCCACAGCCTGATCATTTCCGTATTGTGTTTTTGCCTCATGAGGCCGATCTACGTGAAGCCATCAGGCGCATTGCAGAGTTCTTAGAAGAATATCGTAACAAACATGCAAAGAAAAAGTGA
- a CDS encoding YifB family Mg chelatase-like AAA ATPase has protein sequence MSSSSNVTAPTLAKIQSFAFSGLEAVPVTVEVQISNGLPAFLVVGMADKAVGEARERVRAALAAMGLALPPKRILVNLTPADLPKEGAHFDVPIALGLLVAMGVIPSESIINYAAIGEVSLDGRLNPINGVLCAALGAAILDLGLICPKSQGVEARWGHPNIDILAADNLLALLSHFRGEQILTPVSEPQFQEPDYGPDLADVKGMKLGRRVLEIAAAGGHSLLMSGPPGTGKSMLANRLAGILPDLTREEILETSQIHSISGMLQAGRLVTRPPYRAPHHSATLPAIIGGGAKAKPGEVSLAHNGVLFLDELPEFSRSCLESLRQPLETGSVSIARATRHATYPARFQFIAAMNPCRCGYLGDSERACHKAPRCGADYLSRISGPMLDRIDLQVEIRPVSPIEISRAPQGENSETVRKRVCKARERQLKRQGVCNAIALPEEFNLEEDAQSLAEQAAVKMRLSNRAITRLFRVARTIADLDGSNSIRRADIAEALSYRLRGQ, from the coding sequence ATGTCTTCTTCCTCTAACGTCACCGCCCCAACTCTTGCAAAAATACAAAGCTTTGCTTTTTCTGGTCTTGAGGCGGTGCCTGTTACGGTAGAAGTTCAAATATCGAATGGGTTGCCTGCATTCTTAGTTGTTGGCATGGCAGATAAAGCAGTGGGAGAAGCACGCGAGCGAGTCAGAGCTGCTTTGGCTGCCATGGGCTTGGCTCTTCCTCCCAAGCGTATTTTAGTCAATCTGACTCCTGCTGATTTACCCAAAGAAGGTGCTCATTTTGACGTTCCTATAGCACTTGGTTTACTCGTGGCTATGGGTGTTATTCCTTCCGAAAGCATAATAAATTACGCAGCAATCGGTGAAGTTTCTCTTGATGGGCGCCTCAATCCCATTAATGGCGTTTTATGCGCAGCATTAGGAGCTGCCATTCTAGATTTAGGCCTGATTTGTCCAAAGTCTCAAGGTGTGGAAGCACGTTGGGGACATCCTAATATCGATATTTTGGCAGCGGATAATCTTTTAGCCCTTCTTTCCCACTTTCGCGGCGAACAAATTTTAACACCTGTTTCAGAACCTCAATTTCAAGAACCTGATTACGGTCCTGATCTCGCCGATGTCAAAGGCATGAAATTAGGTAGACGTGTTTTGGAAATTGCCGCTGCTGGTGGCCATTCATTATTAATGAGTGGCCCACCGGGAACAGGAAAATCGATGCTGGCAAATCGCCTTGCAGGAATTCTGCCAGATTTGACACGTGAGGAAATATTAGAAACGAGTCAAATTCACAGTATAAGTGGCATGTTGCAAGCAGGGCGTCTCGTCACAAGACCACCATATAGAGCTCCCCATCATAGTGCCACTTTACCTGCTATTATTGGAGGCGGCGCAAAAGCAAAACCTGGTGAAGTAAGTTTAGCGCATAATGGCGTTCTCTTTTTAGATGAACTTCCAGAGTTTTCACGCTCATGCCTTGAATCCTTAAGGCAGCCTTTAGAAACGGGGTCTGTTTCCATAGCCCGTGCAACCCGACATGCAACTTACCCAGCACGTTTTCAATTTATTGCCGCCATGAATCCCTGCCGTTGTGGCTATTTAGGTGATAGTGAGCGCGCATGTCATAAAGCACCACGTTGTGGAGCTGATTACCTTTCTCGCATTTCAGGGCCTATGTTAGATCGTATTGATCTACAAGTTGAAATAAGGCCAGTCTCTCCTATTGAAATTAGTCGTGCTCCTCAGGGAGAAAATAGCGAAACTGTTCGTAAGCGCGTCTGCAAAGCAAGAGAAAGACAATTAAAACGCCAAGGTGTTTGTAATGCCATCGCTTTGCCTGAAGAATTTAATTTAGAAGAAGATGCACAATCATTAGCTGAGCAAGCAGCAGTCAAAATGCGCTTGTCTAACAGAGCTATTACGCGGCTTTTTCGTGTCGCTCGTACGATAGCTGATTTAGATGGTTCAAATTCCATAAGACGGGCTGATATTGCAGAAGCCCTAAGCTACCGCCTTAGAGGGCAGTGA
- the recG gene encoding ATP-dependent DNA helicase RecG: MPISQPPPLLTPLLEPLTSLSGIGPHHASLLSKISGGKKISDLIFTLPERYIDRRKISTVSEAYSLNQGDIFTGHIRIISFKKPTKPSQPFIIHTEDETGRLEVALFRKGKITLPEIGSDIIISGKISFYQNKVSISQPDYFLPWEKRFSFPQIEAVWPLTAGLFPSIVRRAMKGALARLPDLPEWHNAELIQRRQWPSFKQAFTILHEPEKLKDVAHYEPLIERAKMRLAADEILADQLCLALARRSLQQRSGRSLKGNGLYQAELRQRFGYEPTMSQEQAIAEISRDLASPTQMVRLLQGDVGSGKTFVAMMAMLQANEAGAQAALMAPTEILARQHFATISRLCPVSSVFLSGSVKGKERQHVLNEIAQEHAKIIVGTHALFQEGVEFSDLGLAIIDEQHRFGVEQRIKFGNKGTNTDLLVMTATPIPRTMQLAEWGDMGVSFLKEKPANRRPIRTTLHDMSRLDDILSGIQRSLDQGKQIFWVCPLIENSETQSAAAAEDRWACLTSRFGPIVGLAHGKQDHTVRQEALDAFKEGQTRLLVATTVIEVGVDIPNATIMVIEEAERFGLAQLHQLRGRVGRGSEDSFCLLLHNHAASFTARRRLSLLRETEDGFHIADEDFKIRGGGDLAGSRQSGLPGFRLADEMRLPLLIDSMSKEAETILLKKDQENHKLKEVHISLVHLFDRASPERLFRSG, from the coding sequence ATGCCTATATCTCAGCCCCCTCCTCTTCTGACCCCACTTTTAGAGCCTTTAACGAGCCTCTCTGGAATTGGGCCTCATCATGCTAGTTTATTAAGTAAAATAAGCGGTGGGAAAAAAATTTCCGATCTTATTTTCACGCTACCAGAACGCTATATAGACCGTCGCAAAATTTCTACAGTCAGTGAGGCTTATAGCCTTAACCAAGGTGATATATTTACCGGTCATATTAGGATTATTAGTTTTAAAAAACCGACAAAACCTTCTCAACCCTTCATCATCCATACTGAAGATGAAACTGGCAGGCTCGAAGTTGCCTTATTTCGTAAAGGCAAAATCACCTTACCCGAAATAGGCTCCGACATTATTATTTCAGGAAAAATTAGTTTTTATCAAAATAAGGTATCAATTTCACAACCTGACTATTTTCTTCCATGGGAAAAGCGCTTTTCATTCCCTCAAATTGAGGCTGTCTGGCCTTTAACAGCAGGTTTGTTTCCTTCTATTGTGCGCCGCGCCATGAAAGGGGCTTTAGCGCGATTGCCTGATTTGCCCGAATGGCACAATGCTGAGCTTATCCAGCGGCGCCAATGGCCCAGTTTCAAACAGGCTTTCACAATTTTACATGAACCTGAAAAATTAAAGGATGTAGCGCATTACGAACCTCTTATTGAAAGAGCTAAAATGCGCTTGGCTGCTGATGAAATATTAGCAGATCAACTTTGCCTGGCCCTCGCTCGGCGCTCCCTTCAACAGCGTTCAGGCAGATCATTAAAAGGTAATGGCCTTTACCAAGCTGAATTGCGTCAGCGATTCGGCTATGAACCTACTATGTCCCAAGAACAGGCAATCGCGGAAATTTCTCGCGATTTAGCATCTCCCACTCAAATGGTGAGGCTTTTGCAGGGAGATGTAGGATCAGGCAAAACTTTTGTGGCTATGATGGCCATGCTGCAAGCCAATGAAGCAGGTGCTCAAGCCGCATTGATGGCTCCTACAGAAATTTTAGCCCGTCAGCATTTTGCAACAATTTCGCGTCTTTGTCCTGTGTCTTCTGTGTTTTTAAGTGGTAGCGTTAAAGGGAAAGAGCGCCAGCATGTGCTTAATGAAATTGCCCAAGAACATGCCAAAATCATCGTTGGCACACATGCGCTATTTCAAGAAGGGGTAGAATTTTCAGACCTTGGTTTGGCCATTATCGATGAACAGCATCGCTTTGGAGTCGAGCAGCGTATTAAATTTGGCAATAAAGGCACTAACACAGACCTTTTGGTCATGACGGCAACTCCAATCCCGCGCACAATGCAACTCGCCGAATGGGGAGATATGGGCGTGAGCTTTTTAAAAGAAAAACCTGCAAATCGTCGCCCTATCCGTACAACACTCCATGATATGAGCCGCTTGGATGATATTTTAAGCGGCATTCAAAGAAGTCTTGATCAAGGAAAGCAAATATTTTGGGTATGTCCTCTCATTGAGAATAGCGAAACGCAAAGCGCAGCGGCGGCTGAAGATCGTTGGGCCTGTCTGACCAGCCGATTTGGTCCCATAGTTGGGCTTGCTCACGGAAAGCAGGATCATACTGTCAGACAAGAAGCTCTTGATGCATTTAAAGAAGGACAAACACGTCTTTTGGTCGCGACCACCGTTATAGAAGTGGGAGTCGACATACCTAACGCAACAATCATGGTTATTGAAGAAGCTGAGCGCTTTGGTCTAGCGCAGTTACACCAATTAAGAGGACGTGTCGGACGTGGAAGCGAAGATTCATTCTGCCTTCTTCTGCATAATCATGCTGCAAGCTTTACAGCCCGCAGGCGATTAAGCCTTTTGCGAGAGACAGAAGATGGCTTTCATATTGCTGATGAAGATTTTAAAATACGCGGCGGTGGCGACTTGGCTGGTAGTCGACAATCGGGATTGCCAGGATTTCGGCTTGCTGATGAGATGAGACTTCCTCTACTGATCGACAGCATGAGCAAAGAAGCCGAAACGATTTTGTTAAAAAAAGATCAAGAAAATCATAAGTTAAAAGAAGTTCATATATCACTAGTACATCTTTTTGATCGCGCTTCACCTGAACGACTTTTTCGTTCAGGCTAA
- a CDS encoding 3-deoxy-manno-octulosonate cytidylyltransferase, whose protein sequence is MRPIVIIPSRLASTRLPRKALVDINGVSMIERVIKQALFAQIGPVILASGDEEIITATQHIKGVRAVLTDPALPSGSDRVWAALQEVDPHNDYDVVINLQGDLPLFNPDDLKAVLKPLEDQAISVGTLVAPIYDLNECNESSIVKVACAFPENNNLARALYFSRQPIPWGEGQFWHHVGVYAWRREALAKFVTLPPSLLEQREKLEQLRALESGMIIGCHSIKEAPMGVDTEKDLALVRKIAQCQS, encoded by the coding sequence ATGCGCCCTATCGTCATTATACCATCCAGACTTGCCTCAACACGCCTGCCGCGTAAGGCGCTAGTTGATATTAACGGCGTTTCTATGATCGAACGTGTTATAAAGCAGGCCCTCTTTGCTCAAATAGGTCCGGTCATTTTAGCGTCAGGTGATGAAGAGATCATCACAGCAACACAGCATATTAAAGGTGTGAGGGCTGTTTTAACGGATCCGGCCCTGCCCAGTGGGTCTGATAGAGTGTGGGCGGCCTTACAAGAAGTTGATCCTCATAATGACTATGACGTGGTTATAAATTTACAGGGTGACCTTCCTCTTTTTAACCCAGATGATTTAAAAGCCGTTTTAAAACCGCTTGAAGACCAAGCCATTTCAGTTGGGACGTTGGTTGCTCCAATTTATGATCTAAATGAGTGTAACGAGTCTTCTATTGTAAAAGTTGCATGTGCTTTTCCAGAAAATAATAATTTGGCGCGTGCCCTTTATTTTTCACGACAGCCCATTCCATGGGGTGAGGGGCAATTCTGGCATCATGTTGGTGTTTATGCATGGCGCAGAGAAGCTCTGGCAAAGTTTGTCACCCTGCCACCATCTCTTTTGGAGCAAAGAGAAAAATTGGAACAATTGCGTGCTTTGGAATCTGGTATGATAATTGGCTGTCATTCAATTAAAGAAGCCCCTATGGGTGTTGATACAGAAAAGGATTTGGCTTTGGTTAGAAAGATTGCACAATGTCAGTCATAG
- the serA gene encoding phosphoglycerate dehydrogenase, translated as MDTALSQQLSLPKNKIRILLLEGIHESAVSYLNERGYTEVTHLKKALEGDALKEALKGVHMVGIRSRTQLTKDVIDSADRLMAIGCFCIGTNQVDLSAARMAAIPVFNAPYSNTRSVAELVMGEIVMLLRRIPSRSAKCHEGGWDKSAENSWEVRGKTIGIVGYGSIGSQLSVLAEAFGLRVIYYDTVPCLPHGNAVAVSSLHELLAQSDIVTLHVPQTADTNNLIGEAEIRAMKPNSILLNNARGNVVDVDALAAALKDGHLMGAAVDVFPVEPKSPQERFSTPLQGLENVLLTPHIGGSTIEAQERIGVEVASKFVSYSDVGSTLGAVNFPEVQLAERPGGMRFMHVHANRPGTLRHINEIFAQAACNVTAQFLQTDGEIGYVVVEAEAYDGQDKSAIEQTILKELRQLEGTLRTRLIRAVTR; from the coding sequence ATGGATACAGCGCTTTCACAACAGCTTTCACTTCCTAAAAACAAGATTCGCATTTTGCTCTTAGAAGGTATTCATGAAAGTGCTGTTTCTTACTTAAATGAACGCGGCTACACTGAGGTAACTCATCTTAAAAAAGCTCTTGAAGGTGACGCTTTAAAAGAGGCCCTCAAAGGCGTGCATATGGTTGGTATTCGCAGCCGCACACAGCTTACAAAAGATGTTATAGATTCAGCAGATAGATTAATGGCTATTGGCTGCTTCTGTATCGGCACTAACCAGGTCGATCTCAGCGCAGCACGTATGGCTGCTATCCCCGTTTTTAATGCACCCTACAGCAATACACGCTCTGTTGCCGAGTTGGTAATGGGCGAGATTGTAATGCTTTTACGACGGATTCCTTCCCGCTCCGCCAAGTGCCATGAGGGTGGCTGGGATAAGTCTGCCGAAAATTCCTGGGAAGTTCGTGGCAAAACAATCGGTATTGTTGGGTATGGCTCTATCGGCTCACAACTTTCTGTTTTGGCGGAAGCTTTTGGCCTTCGTGTCATTTATTATGACACAGTGCCTTGTTTACCCCACGGTAATGCTGTTGCAGTCTCCAGCCTTCATGAGCTTTTAGCACAATCTGATATTGTAACGCTGCACGTCCCACAAACTGCTGATACAAATAATTTGATTGGAGAAGCTGAAATACGGGCTATGAAGCCTAACAGCATTTTACTTAATAATGCGCGCGGTAATGTTGTTGATGTAGATGCTCTCGCTGCTGCCCTAAAAGACGGCCATCTTATGGGCGCTGCTGTCGATGTTTTTCCTGTAGAACCTAAAAGCCCGCAAGAGCGTTTTTCTACTCCTCTACAGGGGTTAGAAAACGTGCTTCTAACACCTCATATTGGTGGGTCAACAATCGAGGCTCAAGAACGCATAGGTGTAGAAGTCGCTAGCAAATTTGTAAGCTACTCCGATGTTGGATCCACTCTCGGTGCCGTTAACTTTCCTGAAGTTCAGCTTGCCGAGCGCCCAGGTGGCATGCGCTTTATGCATGTTCATGCTAACCGGCCTGGCACATTACGTCACATTAACGAAATTTTTGCACAAGCTGCGTGCAATGTGACGGCTCAGTTCCTGCAAACAGATGGTGAGATTGGTTACGTTGTCGTGGAAGCAGAAGCTTATGACGGGCAAGATAAATCAGCCATTGAACAAACTATATTAAAAGAATTACGCCAACTAGAAGGCACATTACGCACGCGCCTTATCAGGGCAGTTACTCGATAA